The Candidatus Kaelpia imicola genome includes a region encoding these proteins:
- a CDS encoding DUF481 domain-containing protein: protein MKPLPLMGVVMFVFLFLFIQSYVFADEIYLKNGDRVSGNINSETEESIIIETEAIGTITINRAFVDNIGRSGEIEETPFEPEEDKLWQSEIAVGYSKASGNTQSNQFSLRSKANRKTDHDELTLRGDVHYSSSNKKMDSQKWYGMGRYAFSFGGNKKWYNFYKLELDHDRFANIDYRVIPSIGIGYWFSDEPDWKAMTEIGLGLEHTEFRDDTKDSDEVVLIPRAFFEKKLFGDSLVSQDLTLYPPLDDMGEFRLHSETKLTNPINDKLSLSLSLIDDYNANPPQDTKKNDIQIISALTYSF from the coding sequence ATGAAACCTTTGCCTTTAATGGGTGTAGTTATGTTTGTATTTTTATTCTTATTTATTCAATCATATGTATTTGCAGATGAAATCTATCTAAAAAATGGTGATAGAGTAAGTGGTAATATAAATAGTGAAACAGAAGAGAGTATCATAATAGAAACAGAGGCAATTGGGACAATAACTATAAATAGAGCATTTGTGGATAATATCGGCAGGAGTGGTGAAATTGAAGAAACTCCTTTTGAACCTGAAGAAGATAAACTATGGCAAAGCGAGATTGCAGTTGGTTACAGCAAAGCAAGCGGTAACACTCAGAGTAACCAGTTCTCTTTGAGGTCAAAAGCTAATAGGAAGACAGACCATGATGAATTGACATTAAGAGGCGACGTACACTACTCTTCTTCAAACAAGAAAATGGATTCTCAAAAGTGGTATGGTATGGGTCGCTATGCTTTTAGCTTTGGAGGAAATAAAAAATGGTATAATTTCTATAAACTGGAGCTTGATCACGACAGGTTTGCCAATATAGATTATAGGGTTATTCCATCTATTGGCATAGGATATTGGTTTTCTGATGAGCCAGATTGGAAAGCGATGACAGAGATAGGCCTAGGCTTGGAACATACCGAGTTTAGAGATGACACTAAAGATAGTGATGAAGTAGTCCTTATTCCGAGGGCATTTTTTGAAAAGAAATTATTTGGTGACTCGCTGGTGTCTCAAGATTTAACTCTTTATCCACCTTTGGACGATATGGGAGAGTTTAGGTTACATTCAGAAACCAAGTTGACAAATCCTATAAATGATAAATTATCATTAAGTCTAAGCTTGATTGATGATTACAATGCAAATCCACCTCAAGACACCAAGAAGAATGATATACAGATTATATCAGCATTGACTTATTCTTTCTAA